One Deinococcus humi genomic window carries:
- a CDS encoding ATP-binding protein, whose amino-acid sequence MTLLERAVPLDQLLAWSGDAAAGRGRLILLAGEAGVGKTVFLQEFVRRLARPNGVLLGACDPLSTPRPLGPLLDIASLLGGEFERLLDSGQREQVFRAFLSVLTNDRHRGHIVIFEDVHWADDATLDLLRFLGRRLDHSRTLLIASYRDDEVGPRHPLRTVIGDLATSQAARRLTLAPLSQVAVQELAQANHMDPTLLYLKTEGNPFYITEVIASGVENIPPTILDAVLARAARLSPPARAALEAAAAIGTRIEPWLLEALVPSSVEAVDECLSMGVLQAHDDRLAFRHELARQAILSSTAPPQRLALHREILGVLMVALPGDVARLADHAEAANDSAAVLRYALRAAREAMALRAHREACAQFARVLRHAGGLAPEEHASMLEEYAEQCFITDQLAEALRASEAALQLWQETGQRDREGATLARLARFLVGMGRNAEAEDASRRSLAILGELPPGPPLAFAYACQAHLRMLNRDNQQAVHWGQQAIELAEQHQDRPLLVLALNTVGTAMLLEQDEAGRALLDRSLALARDAQLDDHVALAYRMLSSVAGELYQFARADQYFGDGLRYCQEHDLDGHRLYMLAWQALSYLYQGRWREATEVALSVTRRPATAATSRIMALVALGRVRTRRGDPEVWDVLDEALAMASQTGTLQRLAPVRAARAEAAWLAGDLDRVHEEAQAAYGLACHHHHPWFVGELAYWRWKAGHASSDVPRMALPYELQITGRWHDAALEWERLNCPYEAARAYAESQAEPDLKQALALFKQLGARPAATQAVQQLRQLGVKGLSLAPRSSASDHPARVTPREVQVLQLLQRGLRDAEIARELGVSTKTAGHHVSSLLSKLSVRNRTEAVREGTRMGLIPYGEPDRSA is encoded by the coding sequence ATGACGCTGCTCGAACGGGCCGTCCCCCTGGACCAGCTGTTGGCGTGGTCCGGAGACGCCGCGGCTGGGAGGGGCCGCCTGATCCTCCTGGCCGGCGAGGCCGGGGTGGGCAAGACTGTGTTTCTGCAGGAGTTCGTCCGTCGCCTGGCCCGCCCAAATGGGGTCCTCCTGGGTGCCTGCGATCCTCTCTCCACACCGCGGCCCCTTGGACCGCTCCTCGACATCGCCAGCCTGTTGGGCGGCGAATTCGAGCGGCTGCTGGACAGCGGTCAGCGCGAACAGGTCTTCAGGGCCTTCCTCTCGGTCCTGACGAACGACCGCCACAGGGGGCACATCGTCATCTTCGAGGACGTTCACTGGGCGGACGACGCGACCCTTGACCTCCTGAGATTCCTGGGCAGACGCCTCGACCACAGCCGGACGCTGCTGATCGCCTCGTACCGCGACGATGAGGTGGGGCCCAGACACCCCCTGCGGACCGTCATTGGTGACCTCGCAACGTCCCAGGCGGCCCGGCGGCTCACGCTGGCGCCCCTGTCTCAGGTGGCCGTCCAGGAACTCGCCCAAGCCAATCACATGGATCCCACCCTGCTCTACCTCAAGACAGAGGGCAATCCCTTCTACATCACGGAGGTGATTGCCAGCGGGGTGGAGAACATTCCCCCCACCATTCTTGATGCCGTTCTGGCACGCGCGGCCAGACTGTCTCCACCGGCCCGGGCAGCCCTGGAAGCCGCGGCCGCGATTGGCACCCGCATTGAGCCGTGGCTGCTCGAAGCGCTTGTTCCGTCCAGCGTGGAAGCCGTCGACGAGTGCCTGAGCATGGGCGTCCTTCAGGCGCACGATGACCGGCTGGCCTTCCGACATGAACTGGCGAGGCAGGCCATCCTGAGCAGCACCGCGCCCCCACAGCGCCTGGCACTGCACCGAGAGATTCTGGGGGTGCTTATGGTTGCCCTGCCCGGCGACGTCGCCAGACTCGCGGATCACGCGGAGGCCGCCAACGATTCCGCCGCCGTGCTTCGGTATGCGTTGCGGGCAGCCAGGGAGGCGATGGCGCTGAGAGCGCACCGCGAGGCGTGTGCCCAGTTCGCCCGGGTCCTCCGCCATGCCGGGGGGCTGGCTCCCGAGGAGCATGCCAGCATGCTGGAGGAGTACGCCGAACAGTGCTTCATCACTGACCAGCTGGCCGAAGCCCTGCGGGCGAGTGAGGCGGCGCTTCAGCTCTGGCAGGAGACCGGACAGCGGGACCGGGAGGGCGCGACGCTGGCCCGCCTTGCCCGTTTCCTGGTGGGCATGGGCCGCAACGCGGAGGCGGAGGACGCCAGCCGCCGCTCCCTGGCTATCCTGGGCGAGTTGCCGCCCGGACCGCCCCTGGCTTTCGCCTACGCCTGTCAGGCGCACCTGCGGATGTTGAACCGCGACAACCAGCAAGCCGTCCATTGGGGCCAGCAGGCCATCGAGCTTGCCGAGCAGCACCAGGACCGCCCCCTGCTGGTGCTTGCCCTGAACACGGTGGGCACAGCAATGCTCCTCGAACAGGACGAGGCGGGGCGGGCGCTGCTGGACCGAAGTCTGGCGCTGGCCCGGGACGCGCAGCTCGACGACCACGTGGCGCTCGCGTACCGGATGCTGAGCTCCGTGGCTGGCGAGCTGTACCAGTTTGCCCGGGCCGATCAATATTTCGGGGACGGGCTGCGGTACTGTCAGGAACACGATCTGGACGGCCACCGGTTGTACATGCTGGCCTGGCAGGCCCTCTCCTATCTGTATCAGGGGCGCTGGCGCGAGGCGACGGAGGTGGCGCTATCCGTGACCCGGCGTCCGGCGACTGCGGCAACCAGCAGAATCATGGCTCTCGTGGCGCTGGGCCGGGTGCGGACCCGGCGGGGGGATCCTGAAGTCTGGGATGTGCTGGATGAGGCCCTGGCCATGGCCAGCCAGACGGGGACCCTCCAGCGGCTGGCGCCCGTCCGCGCTGCGCGGGCAGAGGCCGCCTGGCTGGCCGGCGACCTCGACCGGGTACATGAGGAAGCGCAGGCCGCCTATGGTCTGGCCTGCCACCACCACCATCCCTGGTTTGTGGGGGAGCTGGCGTACTGGCGCTGGAAAGCCGGACACGCGAGTTCAGACGTCCCCAGAATGGCCCTGCCCTACGAGCTTCAGATCACCGGCCGCTGGCACGACGCGGCGCTGGAGTGGGAACGGTTGAACTGCCCGTATGAGGCAGCCAGAGCCTATGCCGAAAGTCAGGCCGAACCCGACCTGAAACAGGCGCTTGCCCTCTTCAAGCAGCTCGGCGCGCGTCCGGCAGCTACACAGGCGGTCCAGCAACTGCGGCAACTGGGGGTCAAGGGACTGTCCCTGGCCCCCCGGTCCTCTGCGAGCGACCATCCGGCCCGCGTGACCCCCCGGGAGGTGCAGGTGTTGCAACTGCTCCAGCGGGGACTCCGTGATGCGGAAATTGCCAGAGAGCTGGGGGTGTCGACAAAAACTGCCGGGCACCACGTCTCCTCACTGCTCTCGAAACTCAGTGTGCGTAACCGTACTGAAGCGGTCCGTGAGGGCACACGGATGGGCCTGATTCCCTATGGGGAGCCGGACCGCTCAGCATAG
- a CDS encoding GreA/GreB family elongation factor — translation MKQNLQRELVRLDEARDYVRDQMESNEAESLGLVEAQQQLAAIEERVEELQYLIASAQLIEPVGGVHDVVRLGDLVLLTELGSGKTRRVQLVSTAEAAGSLGSMVQISSDSPVGSKLEGCRVGDTFAVSLKQGEVRYQVTQIEENPD, via the coding sequence TTGAAACAGAACCTCCAGCGTGAGCTGGTTCGCCTCGATGAAGCGCGAGACTACGTGCGCGATCAGATGGAGTCCAACGAGGCTGAGAGCCTGGGCCTCGTCGAGGCTCAACAGCAGCTCGCCGCGATTGAGGAGCGTGTCGAGGAACTGCAATACCTCATCGCCAGCGCACAGCTGATCGAGCCTGTGGGCGGAGTACACGACGTTGTCCGTCTTGGTGACCTGGTCCTGCTGACCGAACTCGGCTCGGGCAAAACACGGCGGGTCCAGCTGGTCAGCACAGCGGAGGCGGCTGGGTCCCTGGGGAGCATGGTGCAGATCAGTTCGGACAGTCCGGTCGGTTCCAAGCTGGAAGGCTGCCGGGTCGGCGACACCTTTGCCGTGAGCCTGAAGCAGGGGGAGGTGCGCTACCAGGTCACCCAGATCGAGGAGAATCCGGACTGA
- a CDS encoding MFS transporter, which produces MSSAGSHRAAPARWTALSWLAGAVVFAMAPWFSAAAVLPQLRALWTLSETDAAWLTLAVQLGFVLGAVLSAVLNLADRVSPRYLILAGALLAAGANLGLLLAQGPAAAIALRALTGAAMALVYPPALKAMATWFRTGRGVALGIMVGALTLAAALPHLVNGLGGANWQAVIAVTSLLAALAGFMAMRVRNGPHQYPPAVFRPAQAWRILTGRAMGLTTLGYLGHMWELYAMWAWFAVFFSRLLAERNLPAPGQGAAYATFAVVGVGALGCYVGGVLGDRWGRTRLTALAMFLSGGCALALGLAVLLNAAPPVVLGLSVLWGFWIIADSAQFSTIVSEIADPPYVGTALTMQLALGFTLTVGSIALVPLLVSRWGWALAFMVLSVGPLLGAVAMRRLARLPEATQIAGGRG; this is translated from the coding sequence ATGTCGAGTGCAGGTTCCCACCGTGCCGCGCCCGCCCGCTGGACGGCCCTCTCCTGGCTGGCGGGCGCTGTCGTTTTCGCCATGGCACCGTGGTTTTCGGCAGCGGCTGTCCTTCCACAACTGCGGGCTCTCTGGACGCTCAGTGAGACCGACGCTGCCTGGCTGACGCTGGCCGTTCAGCTGGGTTTCGTCCTGGGCGCCGTGCTCAGTGCGGTCCTCAACCTTGCGGACCGGGTTTCTCCCCGGTACCTGATTCTGGCCGGGGCCCTGCTGGCCGCCGGGGCCAATCTGGGGCTGCTTCTCGCACAAGGTCCGGCCGCAGCCATTGCCCTACGCGCTTTGACCGGAGCGGCCATGGCGCTGGTCTACCCCCCTGCGCTCAAGGCCATGGCCACCTGGTTCCGCACTGGGCGCGGCGTGGCGCTGGGCATCATGGTCGGCGCGCTCACCCTGGCGGCCGCGCTGCCCCATCTGGTCAACGGTCTGGGCGGGGCGAACTGGCAGGCTGTGATTGCGGTGACCAGTCTGCTCGCGGCGCTGGCCGGCTTCATGGCGATGCGGGTCAGGAACGGTCCGCATCAGTACCCGCCCGCAGTTTTCCGGCCCGCGCAGGCGTGGCGCATCCTGACCGGGCGCGCCATGGGGCTGACCACCCTGGGGTATCTGGGGCACATGTGGGAGCTGTACGCCATGTGGGCGTGGTTCGCGGTGTTCTTCTCCCGCCTGCTCGCGGAGCGCAACCTGCCTGCCCCGGGACAGGGAGCGGCCTATGCCACCTTTGCGGTGGTCGGTGTGGGCGCACTGGGCTGTTACGTCGGTGGCGTGCTGGGCGACCGCTGGGGCCGGACCCGCCTTACAGCGCTGGCCATGTTCCTGTCGGGCGGCTGCGCACTGGCTCTGGGCCTCGCCGTGCTGCTGAACGCCGCTCCCCCAGTGGTGCTGGGCCTGAGTGTGCTGTGGGGGTTCTGGATCATTGCCGATTCCGCCCAGTTCTCCACCATCGTGAGCGAGATTGCTGACCCTCCCTACGTGGGCACGGCCCTGACCATGCAACTGGCATTGGGCTTTACCCTGACTGTCGGAAGCATTGCGCTCGTCCCTCTGCTGGTCAGCAGGTGGGGCTGGGCCCTCGCCTTTATGGTGCTGAGCGTGGGGCCACTCCTGGGAGCGGTGGCCATGCGCCGACTCGCCCGTCTGCCCGAGGCCACTCAAATCGCAGGAGGCCGTGGCTAA
- a CDS encoding DUF705 domain-containing protein — MSTRTPLIVYVDVDETLIRNHGRARIPIPAVIRHVRTLYEQGAHLYCWSSGGAAYARESAGEVGLEDVFLAFLPKPMVMLDDQAVQTWRRLLQVHPNSADGQTVDDYRAGLGQTP, encoded by the coding sequence ATGAGCACCCGGACGCCCCTCATCGTGTATGTCGATGTGGACGAGACCCTGATTCGTAACCACGGCCGCGCCCGCATCCCCATACCTGCGGTCATCCGTCATGTGCGGACGCTGTACGAGCAGGGGGCTCACCTGTATTGCTGGTCTTCCGGCGGGGCCGCCTACGCTCGGGAAAGTGCAGGGGAAGTTGGGCTGGAAGACGTCTTTCTGGCCTTCCTGCCCAAACCCATGGTGATGCTCGACGATCAGGCGGTCCAGACCTGGCGGCGGCTGCTTCAGGTGCACCCGAACTCCGCGGATGGTCAGACCGTCGACGACTACCGGGCAGGGCTGGGGCAAACCCCGTAA